The DNA sequence GTCTGCGCAGACGAAGCCAACGTCCTTGCAagcgccttcttccccaacagGGGACCCCGCAACAAACGCACTCTTCACATCTACGCCCTGGCTTTCCGCAAAAGGCATATCGGAAGCCAGGTGCAGGTTCTCGCCCAcgaggttggccatatcttgGGTCTGAGGCACGAGTTTGCCCCGGAGTCAGCAGAATGCCGCTCGTTTACCTACGGCCGCCGCAACCCCGATAGCATTATGAGTTACCCCGCCGATTGGAGCACAGCCAAGGTGACGCAGCAGGACATTGATGAGCTGAGGGGTTTATACTTGGACACACGCCTATTTCTCCAGGACGACGCCGGTGATGACTGGCACTTCCAAACCATCACCCCGCACCCGTTTTTGTACCCTTACGAGAACACGCGCAGAAACTGGGGCTTTATGGCAGCCTTCTGGTCGTTTAGGCGGTTCCAGAGGCACCAACAGGGAAATGCCACCGCACGTTAGAAACAGGTACGTTCCACGAAGCCTATTAAGATCAGCCAAGAGAGCATGGCTGGTGCTAACAATCATTGTTTAtctaggtggtggtgatactTCCAATGTCTTAATTAGTTGATCTTGAAGGTTTACGACTGGCTATGTGTATAAACACTAGTATATATGCATTTACATCTATTCTGGCAATGTTGGAAAAGCGGGGGCTTGAGTGGATTGCATTAGGTTGGTGGGACGGCTGGGGCTTGTGGTGAGAAATGCAGTGATGAGTAATAGAAGCGTGGAGTTTGGGTATCGTGGGGTTCATGCAAGCAAGCGTGCATACAGCAGGTTGGTTACTGGGCATTAGGTTAGGTTTTTCGCTTCGTGTACTCGGCATCTGCTGGATTTTGTTCTCTTCATCTGGGTCTATAACACTCGTTTACTGCACGACCACAATTTATGGAGGTAGCTTGGGTACTTTACAATTTACATTGTCGGTTAGAAGGGGAGAGACTATTGGTAGAGCCTAGTTTATCACATGTGTTAAGGGTAGGTCAGCAGCTTCTAGTGGgtgaaaacaaaaaatgaTGAGACTACCTGATAGCAGACAAAATAAAACGATAATGTACAGCTTCCTTGTTATTAGATCCCCCCTTACCCCTATTTACCCCCGCTGCTCCTGTTCACATCTTACCCCTGAAacgacctcctcttcccctttccctttcctttccctttACCCTTACCCTTGCCCTCTCTCGGCTCGACAATAGGGTTGTAAAACCTAAACTTGTTCTGCGGATCATACTTTTGCTTCAgcgccctcaacctcgccaatCTCCACGGCTCTCGCCCGTACACCGTCTCCAAGTCCTCGTACCCATTGGCATAGTTGACATAGTTGTTTTCCGTCCTCGTCGGCTGCCCCGCATTCCACATATCCTTCACCTCATTCGCCCACTCCCACGCCAGTTCCTCGAGAACAGGATCGTTTGGCGGGATGACACCGTTGAAGAGCATCAGATGGTGGTCAGACCGGAAGGGGTACGCGGTATCAGCCGGGTTCCTGGCGCCAACACCGGCGGTAGAGTACCCCTCGTGAAGGATGCCCGCGCCGGCGGCTAGGGTAGGATGGGAAATGGCGCGGGCGCGGAAGCCGTTGTAGATGAGCCGCTCGGCGGTGAGGTTGTAGACTTGgaggccggcggtggtggtgatgcgcTTGTTGCCTTTTTGGCAGATGAAGTCGTCTTCGGCGTTGCCTTGGACTTTGGAGACTCCGTTGTAGGGCACGTCGCCTTGCTCGTTGTAGACTGATGGGATGGCGTTGAATTCGGCCAGTAGGGCCTCTGCTTCGTTGGCCGGGCCGCGGTAGGCGAATGTCCAGGAGAGGATCgggtcggtggtggagacggtggtgttcatgaagaagaagccgaaaTTGAGGGCCATGTTTACCGGTGTTGAGCCGTTGTTGTGGAGGCGGTTGAGGGAAGTGAAGACTCTTTCGAGCTGGGCGCCGGTCCAGATGTAGTTGTGGTAGTGCCAGGTGTCGGGGCCGCGGGGGAAGATGTTGAGTTCGAAGGAGGTGACGATGCCAAAGTTGTGGCCGGCGCCTTTCATGCCCCAGAGGAGGTCTGAGTTGCTTGTCGGGCTGACGCGGATGGCTCTGCCGTCGCCGAGGACGACgttgagctggaggaggttgtctaCCACCATGCCGTAGAGGCCTGGGGTTATTTGTCAGTTCAATGTCTCATGTAGAGGAGCGAAATCTGACGAGCTCACCTTCATGTCTTCCATGACCGCCCCCCAACGCAGCCCCAAGGAGACCGACGCAGTCACAGGAACCGGTGGTTGTGACAAAGCCCCGTTCCCAGAGGTATTTGGTGACCAAGCCGCCGTAGACACCACCTTGGAACCAAGCAGACTTTTTATTCGGCTGGATGGTAATGGTTCTCAGCATTGCCATGCTAATTTGAACGCCAGTGAAGGTTCCCAAACTGGCACTATTCCCGTGGCCGCCATTAGTGGCCAGAAAATCGATGCCGTTGGCATTGCAGTATTGCACCTGGTCTCCCTATTAGCAACCATTACCTAACAAAGAAACCTCCTTGATAGCTTGAAACTCACAATCTTGGCCACATCTGCTTCGCTTGCAGGTTGAACAACAACCTGGATCTGTGGGGGGGCAAATGTGTTCCATCTTGCTGTGATAGCAGGGAACTTTCCATCGCTAGGTCCGAAGATGAGCGTGCCGGGTGAAAGACGGCTTCCGAGCTCCCTTCTCACAGTATTGGCGTCCAAGTCGGCCCGAGTTCGAGCCTCAAGTTCGGAATACCTGGGGACTGAAAGGGCAGCTGCCAAGTTGAGGTGGACAAACACCAGCAACAGGGCGGTGGCAAGCCTGCCCCAAGCAAGTGAGACAAGAGCTCTCATATCGAAAGGATCTACCGAGTGTGGAGGTAAATACGACTTAAAACACGGCCTTGGCGCGCGTGGGGAAAACGTGGGAGGCCACAAGCAACGAGAATCCGATCTGCAGTGCACCGTTCGTGCatgagacggaggaggtaATCAAGGCTAGATGGTCAACTACTTCATCCTCCAAACCTACGGGTTCCGATGCTGGTATTTGAAGGATGAAATGGGCTCActgtccaccacccccagctcTACACAAACCGAACTCAACTGAGCTCAGAGTGGAAAGGCGTGAAGCCGAGCACACCATTTCCCTCTTACCCTGTCCTCGTTGGACGCCACAAGCGTTGGTAGCATGTAAGAAAAAGGCTCACATCTATCCGTTAGGACCAGGCTAGTGAATGCCTCACGCCTTCGCCGGGCAAGCGATGTGGTTCAATATTGAAAGTTCCAACCTATCAAGTTTGGTGGTTCTAAGCGAGAGCCGCCTCCTGTTGGACGAAAACAGGACAATTTGTGATTCCTTCTGGTCAGATCGACATGATACCAGCAGGCTGGTAGCTGGATATGGTTAGGCGATGCAGGAACAAGCCTCATTGCTACATCTGAGCTCAGCTCCTCTG is a window from the Podospora pseudocomata strain CBS 415.72m chromosome 6, whole genome shotgun sequence genome containing:
- a CDS encoding hypothetical protein (EggNog:ENOG503NXRX; SMCOG1138:FAD linked oxidase domain protein; CAZy:AA7; COG:C; antiSMASH:Cluster_6) codes for the protein MRALVSLAWGRLATALLLVFVHLNLAAALSVPRYSELEARTRADLDANTVRRELGSRLSPGTLIFGPSDGKFPAITARWNTFAPPQIQVVVQPASEADVAKIGDQVQYCNANGIDFLATNGGHGNSASLGTFTGVQISMAMLRTITIQPNKKSAWFQGGVYGGLVTKYLWERGFVTTTGSCDCVGLLGAALGGGHGRHEGLYGMVVDNLLQLNVVLGDGRAIRVSPTSNSDLLWGMKGAGHNFGIVTSFELNIFPRGPDTWHYHNYIWTGAQLERVFTSLNRLHNNGSTPVNMALNFGFFFMNTTVSTTDPILSWTFAYRGPANEAEALLAEFNAIPSVYNEQGDVPYNGVSKVQGNAEDDFICQKGNKRITTTAGLQVYNLTAERLIYNGFRARAISHPTLAAGAGILHEGYSTAGVGARNPADTAYPFRSDHHLMLFNGVIPPNDPVLEELAWEWANEVKDMWNAGQPTRTENNYVNYANGYEDLETVYGREPWRLARLRALKQKYDPQNKFRFYNPIVEPREGKGKGKGKGKGKGKRRSFQG